Proteins encoded within one genomic window of Streptomyces sp. NBC_00239:
- a CDS encoding methyltransferase: MAKLSKEDAKKHREACQLVALKRDLTEDEKDTVLNHWQESSNVTNALDGAFFTPEGLAFDLRFHVVGDRIIDLCAGIGMLAYGCRELWTRRWENKPPREIVCVERNPAYVAVGRKILPEATWVEGDVLDVPGMDLGTFDTAIANPPFGNIARSGNAPGYRGPYFEYHTIAVASQIARHGAFIVPQMSSPFEYSGKPYYRQRESSRYESFHRQTGIVLGDNIGIDTSYYVDEWRGVSPAVEVVTCDFEEHPPKVLASRVDVPARGHDQRRAAAPRPAPAELVPAAVEAAGGAEADGFLF; the protein is encoded by the coding sequence ATGGCCAAGCTGTCGAAGGAAGACGCGAAGAAGCACCGCGAGGCGTGCCAGCTGGTCGCGCTCAAGCGCGACCTCACCGAGGACGAGAAGGACACGGTCCTGAACCACTGGCAGGAGTCGTCCAACGTCACCAACGCGCTGGACGGCGCGTTCTTCACCCCCGAGGGTCTCGCCTTCGATCTGCGGTTCCACGTGGTGGGGGACCGGATCATCGACCTGTGCGCCGGGATCGGGATGCTCGCCTACGGCTGCCGGGAGCTCTGGACGCGCCGGTGGGAGAACAAGCCGCCGCGAGAGATCGTGTGCGTGGAGAGGAACCCCGCCTATGTCGCGGTAGGCCGGAAGATCCTTCCCGAAGCCACCTGGGTCGAGGGTGACGTCCTGGACGTGCCCGGCATGGACCTGGGCACGTTCGACACGGCCATAGCCAACCCGCCGTTCGGGAACATCGCGCGTTCCGGCAACGCCCCCGGATACCGGGGGCCGTACTTCGAGTACCACACCATCGCGGTGGCCTCCCAGATCGCGCGGCACGGGGCGTTCATCGTCCCGCAGATGTCGTCACCCTTCGAGTACAGCGGGAAGCCGTACTACCGGCAGCGCGAGAGCTCCCGTTACGAGAGCTTCCACCGCCAGACGGGCATCGTCCTCGGCGACAACATCGGGATTGACACCTCGTACTACGTCGATGAGTGGCGCGGAGTCTCCCCGGCGGTCGAGGTCGTCACGTGTGACTTCGAGGAGCACCCTCCCAAGGTGCTGGCCAGCCGCGTGGACGTCCCCGCCCGGGGCCACGACCAGCGCCGCGCCGCCGCTCCGAGGCCTGCGCCCGCCGAACTTGTCCCCGCAGCGGTGGAGGCAGCGGGCGGCGCGGAGGCTGACGGCTTCCTGTTCTGA
- a CDS encoding ArdC-like ssDNA-binding domain-containing protein — MATSTRRRSAAKPTKGKKKLTPEQRAEIDAKRTAEVQGLQEQLTAAVVEFASTDGWAALLKKMAQRSRIMRKYSFRNSALIFAQCPHATDVRGFGQWQERGRQVRKGERGIRILAPNTFTPRDENGEPQKDEHGNEKRITTFRPISVFDISQTDRVKGAQEPEAEPAAGDVTLPEINGKVQGTAPAEFMDRLTLCLKSLGYTVERGDTAPADGYADPATRTVRIGLGFPEAHAAAVLAHEAGHVQLDHTADMSEYRQHRGRMETEAESVAFIVCAVAGLDSSVSSLSYIAGWAGKTPEKVQETMVEVGQRVVEAARAILAFTDPDEDQDEETGAPEAVDSEAEAVSVAA; from the coding sequence ATGGCCACGTCGACCCGCCGCCGCTCCGCCGCGAAGCCCACCAAGGGTAAGAAGAAGCTCACGCCCGAGCAGCGCGCCGAGATCGACGCTAAGCGCACGGCCGAGGTGCAGGGCTTGCAGGAGCAGCTCACCGCCGCCGTCGTTGAATTCGCGTCTACCGATGGCTGGGCCGCGCTGCTGAAGAAGATGGCCCAGCGCTCCCGCATCATGCGCAAGTATTCCTTCCGAAACTCCGCGCTGATCTTTGCTCAGTGCCCCCACGCGACGGACGTGCGCGGGTTCGGCCAGTGGCAGGAGCGCGGCCGCCAGGTCCGCAAGGGTGAGCGCGGAATCCGCATCCTCGCCCCCAACACGTTCACTCCCCGGGACGAGAACGGCGAGCCCCAGAAGGACGAGCACGGCAACGAGAAGCGCATCACGACCTTCAGGCCTATTTCGGTGTTCGACATCAGCCAGACCGACCGGGTCAAGGGGGCGCAGGAGCCCGAGGCCGAGCCCGCCGCCGGTGACGTCACGCTGCCGGAGATCAACGGGAAGGTGCAGGGCACCGCGCCCGCCGAGTTCATGGACCGGCTCACCCTCTGCCTGAAGTCCCTTGGGTACACGGTCGAGCGCGGGGACACCGCGCCCGCCGACGGGTACGCGGACCCGGCCACGCGGACGGTGCGCATCGGGCTGGGCTTCCCCGAGGCGCACGCGGCCGCCGTGCTGGCGCACGAGGCTGGGCATGTGCAGCTCGACCACACGGCCGACATGTCCGAGTACCGCCAGCACCGGGGCCGGATGGAGACCGAAGCCGAGTCCGTCGCCTTCATCGTCTGTGCGGTCGCAGGGCTTGACTCCTCGGTCTCGTCTCTCTCGTACATCGCGGGATGGGCGGGCAAGACCCCGGAGAAGGTGCAGGAGACCATGGTCGAGGTCGGACAGCGCGTCGTCGAAGCCGCGCGCGCGATCCTCGCGTTCACCGACCCCGACGAGGACCAGGACGAGGAGACCGGCGCCCCCGAGGCAGTCGACAGCGAAGCGGAAGCGGTGTCCGTGGCAGCCTGA